A window from Triticum aestivum cultivar Chinese Spring chromosome 6D, IWGSC CS RefSeq v2.1, whole genome shotgun sequence encodes these proteins:
- the LOC123145988 gene encoding probable cinnamyl alcohol dehydrogenase 5 produces MAPTAAEQHTRKAVGLAARDASGHLSPLAITRRSTGDDDVVIKILYCGICHSDLHSIKNEWKNARYPMIPGHEIAGEVTEVGKNVTKFKAGDRVGVGVMVNSCQSCESCNEGFENHCPGIIPTYNTVDLDGTITYGGYSGMVVVHERFVVRFPDTIPLDKGAPLLCAGITVYSPMKYHGLNVPGMHLGVLGLGGLGHVAVKFGKAFGMKVTVISSSPGKKQEALERLGADAFVISKDADEMKATMSTMDGIINTVSANIPMAPLLGLLKPNGKMIMVGLPEKSMEIPPFALVAVNKTLAGSCIGGMRDTQEMLDLAAKHDVTADIEVIGAEYVNTAMERLAKADVRYRFVIDIGNTLDKAAAASE; encoded by the exons GAGCACTGGAGATGACGATGTGGTGATCAAGATTCTCTACTGCGGGATCTGCCACTCTGACCTACACAGCATCAAGAATGAATGGAAGAACGCCAGGTACCCCATGATCCCTGGGCACGAGATCGCCGGCGAGGTCACTGAGGTCGGCAAGAATGTGACCAAGTTCAAGGCCGGCGACCGTGTGGGCGTCGGGGTCATGGTGAACTCATGCCAGTCCTGCGAGAGCTGCAACGAGGGCTTCGAGAACCACTGCCCGGGCATAATCCCCACCTACAACACGGTCGATCTCGACGGCACCATCACCTACGGCGGCTACTCCGGCATGGTGGTGGTGCACGAGCGGTTCGTGGTCCGGTTCCCGGACACCATACCGCTGGACAAGGGCGCGCCGCTGCTGTGCGCCGGCATCACTGTGTACAGCCCCATGAAGTACCATGGTCTGAACGTTCCCGGGATGCACCTTGGTGTGCTGGGACTGGGTGGGCTGGGACATGTTGCGGTCAAGTTTGGCAAGGCCTTCGGGATGAAGGTGACGGTGATCAGTTCGTCGCCGGGAAAGAAGCAGGAGGCCCTCGAGCGGCTAGGTGCCGACGCGTTCGTTATCAGCAAGGATGCCGACGAGATGAAG GCCACAATGAGTACCATGGATGGCATCATAAACACGGTGTCTGCAAACATCCCCATGGCCCCTCTCTTGGGGCTACTGAAACCCAACGGCAAGATGATCATGGTTGGCCTCCCAGAGAAGTCTATGGAGATCCCCCCCTTTGCTCTGGTTGCCG TGAACAAGACCCTGGCCGGGAGCTGCATCGGCGGCATGAGGGACACCCAGGAGATGCTGGACCTCGCCGCCAAGCATGACGTGACGGCGGACATTGAAGTGATTGGCGCCGAGTACGTGAACACCGCCATGGAGCGCCTTGCCAAGGCTGACGTGAGGTATCGATTCGTCATCGACATCGGCAACACCCTCgacaaagccgccgccgcctccgagtGA